The sequence GGGGCCTGTGGTCAGTCCATGACACTTAATCTCTGACACTCCTTCATGGTCaatctcttcccctgctccagtgtgtGGTCCCTCCCATGAGATACAGTCCTCTATGTGTGCATCCCATAGGCttcagctcttcaagaactgctcccatatgggtctgtaccatggggaGAAGTCCTTCAGGAGCAGagtgctccagcacgggtcccccacgggcagcagctccccccagaccccctgctcctgcgtgggctcctctccatgggctgcagctccggcccggggcctgctcctgcgggggctctccatgggccgcagcctcctccaggccacatccacctgctccaccgggggctcctccgtgggctgcaggagaACTTCTGCTacggcacctggagcacctcctccccctccttcttcactgaccttggtgtctgcaaggctgtttctcatcctctctctcccagctgctgttgcacagcagttttttcccctttcttaaatatgctctcccAGAGGCGCAACTAGCATTGCtgattggctcagctctggccagcagcaggtccctttcaGAGCTGACTGGAGCTGTctcttacctaacatggggcagcttctgggctcttcTTACAAATGCCACCCCTGTAACACCTCTGCTACCGaacccttgccacataaacccagtaCACCAACCCTTACTACTGACATCTCATTCATTGTGGCACTTATGGCTTGGGATGTTTTGCTTAGGCTCTTTTGCTTAGAGAAACACATTGAGCAGGAAAATTACACAGCATACAGCAACTCACTAGAAGAactttaccattttttttctcattgcacTTCTGTCTACGTGAAAGCAAGGTACACACGATCACGTTTCCTTAAAGAGAGTAGAAGATAGTTTTCTTACTTGCAATTTCCCATTTTCTAGCCCATTCGGAATCCATCAAGTCCTTTCTCAATgtgtctctttctcttcctctgtgtAATTCTGTATATCTTTGGTGTCAATGCTAGCTCAtgaatttccttctcttcctatTCATTCTTGCCTTCCTGCCATAGCTGTTCAGTCTCGGAGTGGCAGAGACCTCCTGCAGATGCTTTTTGTTCTAGGTCATTTTCATGAGGTGGCTCATAGCAGAGTCCCCAGgctgttttgaaacaaatgggCAGATACTGAATAGCAGTGCCCAGGCAAGAATGACCAGTGGGGGCACAGACTGACATTCTTTAACCAGCTTCATCATCAAAGGAAGAGCACAATGGAACAAGCTGTGTTCTCAGCTACACCttaccttttttattgtttttccctgctttctgATAGCTTCAGCTTAtgtgtcacacacacacattcctGGCTGCAAAGTTACAGGATGCCTCACTCAAATTTACACTCAGTTTTCAGAGAAACTCATCTCTCTTAGCTTGGCAGTTGACTGGGATTATATGCAGTTCGATATCAATGCTTGTCTTTGCCTCCAATTATTTGACTGCCTGGTTATTGCTCCTCTCAGCTTTCATGAGGTCTATACCTATGACCAAATGGTTGCTTCAAATCAGGTTTTAAAATTTCCACTGTCAAGGTCACTACTTTTGAGTATCTTTGTGTTTGAATGCTGAGTATGAACATGGTGGACTTGATTTTTAGAGGCTGAAATGAAGAGCGAAAGCAATGCTTCTTTAGCCATTATGAAAATTTAGCCTCAAATGCAATGCCTGGCATCTTCAAAGAAGCCTGATGAATTCATCTTGAGAGACTGTGTTTTATTGTGTTTGTGACTGCTGCCTGTCCTTGTTTTTCAGGGACTGAGGATGAAGAAAGAGAATAGAGTGAAATTTACTGGAATTGACCTAATTTCTTTACTAGTAGTTGTAGGTGCTTGAATGAAACAGGATGCACCACTGATAGAGTCATGTTCATTTTAAGACCATATAAAATATGAGAGGAAATGAACACCAAAAGcaacatataaaataatatcTGTAGTGTGATGCATATTGGTATGTCTTGCCTATCACATTGTCAGCTCCTCACTGTAAGCTCCCTGATTGTCCATCAGCCATGCCTTGCCTCTGACAAAGAGCAAGAACAGTGCAGCATGTCCATAGAGGACTGGCAGCAGCCAAAGGGAGGCCTCTCACAGCCTACttctgtctctgccactgaCCTTGCCTCACTCAGTCCCACAGCTATGCACTATCAAATATTGGTTAAATAGCCTCTAATTTTTTCATCTCCTCTTTTGCCCTTTCTTGTTGCTTGCTTCTGCTCTTCATCTTCCCTCTACCTTCTGGAATTCTTAAACTGATTTCTTACTTCCATTCACTTTCTTTTCACCTTCctttatatatttcttcatattctctctcttttcagcTCTCCATGGAAGATACGACCTCCATCCTCCCCAAGCTGAAACGCAACTCCAATGCTTATGGGATTGGAGCTTTGGCTAAATCATCTTTCTCTGGTGAGGTCCTTAAAACCTGGGTTTATCCTTGGCAGCTTCTCTCCACAAGCCTTCAAGGCCTCTTCTTATAGTTCCCTGTTGCTTTCCCAACTGCTCCCTTCTGACTCATGCCTTTTCTTGGCCTTAGAGCAGCCTCTACCACCGTGGTTAGAGATATAGAAATCTCTTAGCTTTTGCACtttcaaagaaacagatttgCTTCTCACCATGCACCCCAGCTCAGACATCCTCAATTGTTTCCCCTCAAACTGTCTTGGGTTTAACcccattttctatttcttagtTTGTTCACTTCCAGGTTTCATCACTCATGCCCAACTCTGTCCCAAATGGATTCTAGGCAAGGAAGGAAATGGTCTTTCATATTTGGggtttcctctttttccccctcctgaGAACCAGTCcaagaaaagatggagaaactCTCCTGGAGAGGGATACAGTGAAAGGTGGGAGACACCCAACCCAAGGCCTGAACCCTGTcaggaaaggaggggagaaaCCCCACTTCCAAGAGAGGTAAACAGAGAGGCAAACAACCTTGGAGCTGTGTAATAGCCCCTCCTTGTTTTCTAATGTCTGGCCCCTTAGGGATATCCCGCAGCATGAAGGACCATGTCACAAAGCCAACGGCTATGGGCCAAGGCCGTGTGGCTCACATGATTGAATGGCAAGGCTGGGGTAAAGGtaacagccagcagcagcagcacacgcATGAGACAGCACGCAAAGATGCTGATGCCTACTCAGACCTGAGTGACGGTGAAAAGGAGGCCCGATTCCTTGCAGGTAGCTCTGACTTTTTTGCATGTGAATTGGGTTGGTTGGGATGCCCCAGAGCAGAATCGCTGGGATACCAACGTGCAGGATCCTCAAAAACACACTCAGGAATGTCTCTGGGTAGTTCAGATGGCAGAAGGAGATGAGAGACTGTGGTTGGAGTATTGTCAATGGAATGCAAAGTGTAGACAGCAAGGGCCAACTATGGGTGATGGGCATTGCTGAGTTTGGAGCATAGTGGGACAGAGGGACCAACAGATGAGATTTAAGAGGGTGGTGAGAGGTGGAGGCATTCATGCATCACTGCTCCCCCTCCATGTATCTTTTGGCACAGGAGTGATGGAGCAATTTGCTATATCAGAGGCAACTCTCATGGCCTGGTCCTCTATGGATGGTGAGGATGTGAGTGTAAACTCAAATCAGGAGAATCCAGCAGGCAACTACTCTGAGAACTATCAGGAGCTAATGGAGAGCCAAGGTGAGCTCCAGCACCTCTTGCTAATCTTGAAAGACCTCTTTTCTGCTCTTGGTGTCATGTCACTGTACTTCCATTTGCCCTGTTTTATCCTGCAGTGTCAAATTCCAGGGTTGGAATCTAGCAGAGGCTTCACCTATTTGCACTCCAAGGAATCTGACATTAACAGAGAGGCTCCAAAGCCCAGTTCCTTTGGCTTTTTGGGCACAACTGTGGAGAGCCACTAGCTCTTGCAGTTGCTTGTGGGTATGGTCATGTTCATATGCCTACTGCCTAGAACTGCCTCTCCTCTTCACCCTCCTCTCCTCTAAAGGATTTATCAACCCTGTCCAATACAGTACCATGTAGAGATATCCAAGCTATCTGAATGAACCAGCTTGGATTACAGTGTCTAACTGTctgttgtttccttccttttcctgcagAGCATATGGCCCAGACACAGTATGATAGCTGGCCTCATTCCTACGTCTCCCAGGGCATGTATTGCTTAGGTTCATCTGATGCCTGGGAGACCAGTGACCAGTCCCTCATCGCTTCCCCAGCAACTGGCTCCTACCTAGGCCAGAATTTTGATGAGTCCCAGACAAACCTTCAGGAAAGTATTATGATTCAGAGCAGTCTTCTCCAGCAGCAacagctgcagccacagcagcaggagcaaaaCTTCATCCAGAGCACAGGGCTGGTCCATGTGTGGCCCCTGCAGACTGCTcagggtggggatggggctgagTCCAGCACCTACATGGAGGACCATGTTGAGGACGAAGGGCACCCACAGCTGGAGAAGGCTCCTCTCCTAAACAAGAAGCCCTCTCCAGAGGAGGACGATGTAGTATGCCGGGACCTGGAATCTCTGTCTCCTCGAGAGGAGCTGGAACATGCTGCACTGAGCCGCAAAGTCTCAGATGTCACCTCCTCTGGGGTTCAATCCTTTGatgaggaagagggagaaacaaacaacTGATGCTTTCTGTGAAATTTTCATCAATGCTGAACAAAGAGATGGGTGGCAAGGAATGAAATGACAGGAATTCTTCTCTCCAGCTCCCTGTACTTCCAAGCAGACACACCTTTCATT comes from Anser cygnoides isolate HZ-2024a breed goose chromosome 1, Taihu_goose_T2T_genome, whole genome shotgun sequence and encodes:
- the FAM131B gene encoding protein FAM131B → MGCIGSRTVGNEVIAVDWKGLKDVDQINMDSTSSLHGSSFHRPSTEQTRTDFSWDGINLSMEDTTSILPKLKRNSNAYGIGALAKSSFSGISRSMKDHVTKPTAMGQGRVAHMIEWQGWGKGNSQQQQHTHETARKDADAYSDLSDGEKEARFLAGVMEQFAISEATLMAWSSMDGEDVSVNSNQENPAGNYSENYQELMESQEHMAQTQYDSWPHSYVSQGMYCLGSSDAWETSDQSLIASPATGSYLGQNFDESQTNLQESIMIQSSLLQQQQLQPQQQEQNFIQSTGLVHVWPLQTAQGGDGAESSTYMEDHVEDEGHPQLEKAPLLNKKPSPEEDDVVCRDLESLSPREELEHAALSRKVSDVTSSGVQSFDEEEGETNN